Proteins encoded together in one Aurantiacibacter aquimixticola window:
- a CDS encoding zinc-binding dehydrogenase, which produces MTTTGRQLVSTLSQDGTLVLELQEHDFPEPTGNQVLVRMEAAPINPSDLFLMTTGADLENAEYFPGKIEMQLHPQVAAAQSSRHGKPQTVGNEGAGTVVAAGDDEMAQALLGQRVACVPGNAFSEYAIADAMMCIPLGEHTAEQGASSFVNPMTALGFVETAKREGHDAMIHAAAASNLGQMLNRICQEDGMVLVNIVRREEQASLLKDQGASHTVNSSDDDFEKQLAGAIGETKAFLGFDPIGGGTTTDTCLRAMERVAAKDMSEYSRYGSDQAKKMYIYGRLDLSPTILTPSYGFGWTISGWLLMPFLASCDMPTLMSLRTRIVDGLTSTFASSYKARVGLEGMLTKDAITDYAQMATGEKYLVTPQN; this is translated from the coding sequence ATGACCACAACCGGCCGCCAACTCGTATCGACGCTTTCGCAGGACGGCACGCTGGTGCTGGAATTGCAGGAGCACGACTTTCCCGAGCCGACGGGCAACCAGGTGCTCGTCCGCATGGAAGCCGCGCCGATCAACCCGTCCGACCTATTCCTGATGACGACCGGCGCGGATCTGGAGAACGCCGAATATTTCCCCGGCAAGATCGAGATGCAGCTGCACCCGCAGGTGGCAGCGGCGCAGTCGTCGCGGCACGGCAAACCGCAGACGGTCGGCAATGAAGGCGCGGGCACGGTGGTCGCGGCTGGCGATGACGAGATGGCGCAGGCCCTGCTGGGGCAGCGGGTCGCCTGCGTGCCCGGTAATGCCTTTAGCGAATATGCCATTGCCGATGCGATGATGTGCATCCCGCTGGGCGAACACACGGCCGAGCAAGGCGCGTCCAGCTTCGTCAACCCGATGACGGCGCTCGGCTTCGTCGAGACGGCGAAGCGCGAAGGGCATGATGCGATGATCCATGCCGCTGCGGCCAGCAATCTCGGCCAGATGCTGAACCGTATTTGCCAAGAGGACGGCATGGTGCTGGTCAATATCGTGCGTCGGGAGGAGCAGGCCTCGCTATTGAAGGATCAGGGCGCGAGCCATACGGTCAACTCTTCCGATGACGATTTCGAAAAGCAACTCGCAGGCGCAATCGGAGAGACGAAGGCTTTTCTCGGCTTCGATCCCATTGGCGGCGGGACCACGACCGACACCTGCCTGCGCGCCATGGAGCGCGTCGCGGCGAAGGACATGAGCGAATACAGCCGCTACGGCTCCGACCAGGCGAAGAAGATGTATATCTACGGCCGGCTCGACCTATCTCCGACGATCCTGACGCCCAGCTACGGCTTCGGCTGGACGATCTCGGGCTGGCTGCTCATGCCCTTCCTTGCGAGCTGCGACATGCCGACACTGATGAGTCTGCGGACGCGGATCGTCGATGGCCTCACCTCCACTTTCGCCAGCAGCTACAAGGCTCGCGTCGGGCTGGAGGGAATGCTGACCAAGGATGCGATCACGGATTACGCACAGATGGCGACCGGAGAGAAGTATCTGGTGACGCCGCAGAACTAA
- the def gene encoding peptide deformylase: protein MAIREILEAPDPRLKTISKPVETFDAGLRTLVDDMFETMYAAHGIGLAAIQVGEPIRLLVIDLQEEDPDAEPVECEHDGHKHTHPAIKNDPRVFVNPEILDPSEDMGTYQEGCLSVPEIYADVERPARCRVRWQDLEGKSHEEEMTGMMAVCIQHEMDHLNGILFIDHLSRLKRGMALKKLKKMREAA, encoded by the coding sequence ATGGCCATACGCGAAATCCTTGAAGCGCCGGATCCCCGGTTGAAGACCATTTCCAAGCCCGTCGAGACCTTCGATGCCGGGCTGAGGACGCTCGTCGACGACATGTTCGAGACGATGTACGCCGCGCACGGTATCGGCCTTGCCGCAATCCAGGTGGGCGAGCCGATCCGCCTGCTGGTCATAGACCTGCAGGAGGAAGATCCGGACGCAGAGCCCGTCGAATGCGAACATGACGGGCACAAGCATACCCACCCAGCGATCAAGAATGATCCGCGTGTCTTCGTGAACCCGGAAATCCTCGACCCGAGCGAGGACATGGGCACTTATCAGGAAGGCTGCCTGTCGGTTCCCGAGATCTACGCCGATGTCGAGCGCCCGGCGCGTTGCCGCGTGCGCTGGCAGGATCTCGAGGGCAAGAGCCACGAGGAAGAGATGACCGGAATGATGGCCGTGTGCATCCAGCACGAGATGGACCATCTCAACGGCATCCTCTTCATCGACCATCTCAGCCGGCTGAAGCGCGGCATGGCGCTGAAAAAGCTCAAGAAGATGCGCGAAGCGGCCTGA
- a CDS encoding four-helix bundle copper-binding protein → MSIKEMIQDHPSVGSDYNDELGEAVKHAMYAAAICNSCVDACNAEQGDMSECIRKCSDASDICQAVSTVAARRTHGNTVVIKSLLEACIIACKVCAEESAKHDNPHCNRCERMCREVVEDCTKALQGMVEHARS, encoded by the coding sequence ATGTCGATCAAGGAAATGATCCAGGACCACCCGAGCGTCGGGTCCGACTATAACGACGAGCTGGGCGAGGCGGTGAAGCATGCCATGTACGCCGCCGCAATCTGCAATTCGTGTGTCGATGCCTGCAATGCCGAACAGGGCGACATGTCCGAATGCATCCGCAAATGCTCGGACGCGTCCGACATCTGCCAGGCCGTCAGCACGGTGGCCGCCCGGCGCACGCATGGCAATACGGTAGTGATCAAGTCACTGCTCGAAGCGTGCATCATCGCCTGCAAGGTCTGCGCGGAAGAAAGCGCGAAGCACGACAATCCGCACTGCAATCGCTGCGAGCGGATGTGCCGCGAAGTGGTCGAGGATTGCACGAAGGCGCTGCAGGGGATGGTCGAACACGCGCGCAGCTGA
- the truA gene encoding tRNA pseudouridine(38-40) synthase TruA: MTRFALTLEFDGGPFFGLQRQENGPSVQQSVEEAAQRITGKDVTLHSAGRTDSGVHALAMRSHLDIEKPFEPFRLMEALNAHLRPEPVAVTHCEAKPDDWHARFSCIGRSYEYRIRNRRAPLTLEKGRAWHIARPLDADAMDEAAQALVGQHDFTTFRSVHCQSASPEKTLGRLDVSREGDAVLIRAAARSFLHHQVRSMVGCLALVGQGQWRVEQMQEALEARDRAALGLNAPPEGLYFVAARYPDEEQEI; this comes from the coding sequence TTGACCCGCTTTGCGCTTACGCTCGAATTCGACGGCGGTCCGTTCTTCGGCCTGCAACGGCAGGAGAACGGCCCGTCCGTCCAGCAGAGCGTGGAGGAAGCGGCGCAGCGCATCACCGGAAAGGACGTCACACTGCACAGTGCCGGGCGTACCGATAGCGGCGTCCACGCGCTCGCCATGCGGAGCCACCTCGATATCGAAAAACCGTTCGAGCCGTTCCGCCTTATGGAAGCGCTGAACGCGCATCTGCGGCCCGAGCCGGTTGCCGTGACGCACTGCGAGGCGAAACCCGACGACTGGCATGCGCGCTTTTCGTGTATCGGGCGCAGCTACGAATATCGCATCCGCAATCGCCGCGCGCCGCTGACGCTGGAAAAGGGGCGCGCCTGGCACATCGCCAGGCCGCTCGATGCCGACGCCATGGACGAGGCGGCGCAGGCGCTGGTCGGCCAGCACGACTTCACCACCTTCCGCAGCGTGCACTGCCAAAGTGCCAGTCCGGAAAAGACGCTAGGCCGGCTCGATGTCAGCCGCGAAGGCGATGCAGTGCTGATCCGCGCCGCCGCGCGCAGTTTCCTGCACCACCAGGTTCGCTCCATGGTCGGATGCCTCGCACTGGTCGGACAGGGGCAGTGGCGGGTGGAACAGATGCAAGAAGCGCTCGAAGCGCGGGACCGTGCCGCGCTCGGGCTGAATGCCCCACCGGAGGGGCTATATTTCGTCGCCGCGCGTTATCCGGATGAGGAACAGGAGATTTAA
- a CDS encoding M28 family peptidase translates to MKKFLLLGAFALAASATPALAEDPVTDRATLERDVRVLADDDMEGREAGTPGYDRAAAYVASRFADMGLEPGGDDGDWYQRFGLVRHSAARDSRLSIRGADGSDIKATFGEDFVGGGIASASGDSVTAEMVFVGYGLDLPDLGYDDLSGVDLEGKIALWTFAVPEGLDSLETIHIQRSAMQRFAARGAVGAIMLWTPSMDERINWERGRNFIGRVGGVTWMGPDGVAHDDARGMEFSLIASPELSRRLLQGQPLDYEAFSAAQANDLAVVPSFATGMTARVAYENAFEPMLETSNVIAIQPGTDPSVADQYIVVTAHLDHEGANGEGPDPIYNGAMDNATGTAAMLEMARLFAAQPQRRPVMFVALGAEELGLLGSSYHAANPGLEQGYLAANVNVDMPVLTWPFSDIVAFGADRSNLLGEVSSAVNEYDLKLVPDPNPSEAFFFRSDQYSYVQAGIPAVYVELGFGNGGDVAQESFLSTHYHKVSDEADLVDYEQLGRFADVAYLVTRNIANMDAQPAWNAGDFFERAFPRRVPIGK, encoded by the coding sequence ATGAAAAAATTTCTCCTTCTCGGCGCGTTTGCGCTGGCCGCTTCCGCCACTCCGGCGCTCGCCGAAGATCCGGTGACGGATCGCGCCACGCTGGAACGCGATGTGCGCGTTCTTGCCGATGACGACATGGAAGGGCGCGAGGCGGGAACGCCCGGCTACGACCGTGCGGCTGCCTATGTCGCCAGCCGCTTCGCCGATATGGGCCTCGAGCCCGGCGGAGACGATGGCGACTGGTATCAGCGTTTCGGCCTCGTGCGTCATTCCGCGGCGCGCGACAGCCGCCTCTCGATCCGCGGTGCCGATGGCAGCGACATAAAGGCGACTTTCGGCGAAGACTTCGTCGGCGGCGGAATCGCCAGCGCTAGCGGCGACAGCGTAACGGCCGAAATGGTCTTCGTGGGTTACGGCCTCGACCTGCCCGATCTCGGCTATGACGATCTTTCCGGCGTCGATCTCGAAGGCAAGATCGCACTCTGGACGTTTGCCGTGCCAGAGGGCCTCGACTCGCTCGAGACGATCCACATCCAGCGTTCCGCCATGCAGCGCTTCGCCGCGCGCGGCGCGGTCGGTGCGATCATGCTGTGGACGCCCTCCATGGATGAGCGGATCAATTGGGAACGCGGTCGCAACTTCATCGGCCGTGTCGGCGGCGTGACGTGGATGGGTCCGGACGGCGTTGCCCATGACGATGCGCGCGGGATGGAATTCTCGCTCATCGCTTCGCCCGAGCTTTCCCGCCGACTGCTGCAAGGCCAGCCGCTCGACTACGAAGCTTTCTCTGCTGCGCAGGCGAACGATCTCGCCGTCGTGCCCAGTTTCGCGACCGGTATGACCGCCCGCGTCGCTTACGAAAACGCATTCGAGCCGATGCTGGAAACGAGCAATGTGATCGCCATCCAGCCCGGCACAGATCCCAGCGTGGCGGACCAGTATATCGTCGTGACCGCGCATCTCGACCACGAAGGGGCCAATGGCGAGGGGCCCGATCCGATCTATAACGGCGCGATGGACAATGCGACCGGAACGGCCGCGATGCTCGAAATGGCGAGGCTGTTTGCGGCCCAGCCGCAGCGCCGCCCGGTCATGTTCGTTGCACTGGGCGCGGAAGAGCTGGGTCTGCTCGGCTCGTCCTACCACGCGGCCAATCCCGGACTTGAGCAGGGCTATCTGGCGGCCAACGTCAATGTCGACATGCCGGTGCTGACCTGGCCTTTTTCGGACATCGTCGCCTTCGGCGCAGACCGCTCCAACCTGCTTGGCGAAGTCTCCAGCGCGGTGAACGAGTATGACCTGAAGCTGGTGCCTGATCCCAATCCGAGCGAAGCGTTCTTCTTCCGCTCCGATCAGTATTCCTACGTCCAGGCGGGCATTCCGGCCGTCTATGTCGAGCTCGGCTTCGGCAATGGCGGGGACGTTGCGCAGGAATCTTTCTTGAGCACACATTACCACAAAGTGTCGGATGAGGCGGACCTCGTGGACTACGAACAGCTCGGTCGCTTCGCCGACGTTGCGTATCTCGTCACTCGCAATATCGCCAATATGGACGCGCAACCGGCCTGGAACGCGGGTGATTTCTTCGAGCGAGCCTTCCCCCGCCGCGTTCCGATCGGTAAATGA
- the fmt gene encoding methionyl-tRNA formyltransferase, protein MRIIFMGTPDFAVPTLDALVEAGHDVVAAYTQPPRRAGRGKQERPSPVHVRAEALGIGVRHPVSLKSAEEQQRLAALEADIAVVAAYGLLLPQAVLDAPKHGCLNVHGSLLPRWRGAAPIHRAVQAGDKDTGIAIMQMEAGLDTGPMLLKSATPIARKTTGELHDELAAIGADLMVETLERLGELEPEVQDDALATYAPKIDKAEARLDFSKPAEVLEREVRAFSPFPGSWFELGGERVKLLMAELVEGDGAPGEVLDDDITIACGSGALRPVTLQRAGKPAMGREDFLRGRPVTAGTMLD, encoded by the coding sequence ATGCGCATCATCTTCATGGGAACGCCCGACTTCGCAGTGCCGACGCTCGATGCGCTGGTGGAGGCGGGCCACGATGTCGTCGCCGCCTACACCCAGCCGCCGCGCCGCGCCGGTCGTGGGAAGCAGGAGCGGCCATCACCTGTGCATGTCCGGGCCGAGGCGTTGGGGATCGGGGTTCGCCACCCTGTCAGCCTTAAAAGCGCTGAAGAGCAGCAAAGACTGGCAGCGCTGGAAGCCGATATCGCCGTGGTCGCCGCCTATGGACTTCTGCTGCCGCAAGCCGTTCTCGACGCACCCAAGCATGGCTGCCTCAACGTGCACGGATCGCTGCTGCCGCGCTGGCGCGGGGCGGCGCCGATCCACCGCGCGGTGCAGGCGGGAGATAAGGACACCGGCATCGCTATCATGCAGATGGAAGCGGGCCTCGACACCGGCCCGATGCTGCTGAAAAGCGCGACGCCGATCGCTCGCAAGACAACGGGTGAATTGCATGACGAACTCGCCGCCATTGGCGCTGATTTGATGGTCGAGACGCTTGAGCGGCTGGGCGAACTGGAGCCGGAGGTGCAGGACGATGCCCTCGCAACCTATGCGCCGAAGATCGACAAGGCGGAGGCGCGGCTCGATTTCTCGAAACCTGCCGAAGTGCTGGAACGCGAAGTGCGCGCCTTTTCACCCTTCCCCGGAAGCTGGTTCGAATTGGGCGGCGAGCGGGTGAAGCTGTTGATGGCCGAATTGGTCGAGGGCGACGGCGCGCCCGGCGAGGTGCTCGACGACGACATAACCATCGCCTGCGGCAGCGGCGCGCTGCGACCTGTCACGCTGCAACGCGCGGGCAAGCCGGCGATGGGGCGCGAGGATTTTCTGCGCGGGCGACCGGTGACAGCGGGGACGATGCTCGATTGA
- the recR gene encoding recombination mediator RecR, with product MASQEIENLASALARLPGLGPRSARRAVLWLVKHRETALKQVLHALEAVQDKLVECETCGNVDTQNPCTICADPKRDAKSICVVEDVADLWALDRARLFTGTYHVLGGRLSALDGIRPEDLAIDSLMGRVEQGGVDEVVLAMNATLEGQTTAHYIAERLEDRPIRITQLAHGLPVGGELDYLDEGTLAQALRARRPLS from the coding sequence ATGGCATCGCAAGAGATCGAAAACCTGGCCTCCGCCCTTGCGCGCCTGCCCGGCCTCGGCCCGCGTAGCGCGCGGCGCGCCGTGCTGTGGCTGGTAAAGCACCGTGAAACGGCGCTGAAGCAGGTTCTGCACGCTCTCGAAGCGGTTCAGGACAAGCTCGTCGAATGCGAAACTTGCGGCAATGTCGATACGCAGAACCCGTGCACGATCTGCGCCGATCCCAAGCGCGATGCGAAAAGCATTTGTGTGGTGGAGGACGTCGCCGATCTCTGGGCGCTGGACCGCGCGCGGCTGTTCACCGGGACCTATCACGTGCTCGGCGGGCGTCTGTCCGCGCTCGATGGCATCAGGCCGGAAGACCTTGCGATCGACAGCCTGATGGGCCGCGTGGAGCAGGGCGGGGTGGACGAGGTCGTGCTCGCCATGAACGCAACGCTGGAGGGACAGACGACCGCGCACTACATCGCCGAGCGGCTGGAGGATCGGCCTATCCGAATTACCCAGCTTGCTCATGGGCTGCCGGTGGGCGGAGAGCTCGACTATCTCGACGAAGGCACGCTGGCGCAGGCGCTCCGCGCGCGAAGGCCGCTATCCTAA
- a CDS encoding leishmanolysin-related zinc metalloendopeptidase: MLHEMGHALGFGTIRDRLGLINPDNSFAGELAQAESLVEFGISRIEVETDGGPGTACGHWDDDTYTNELMTGFISDPNYYS, translated from the coding sequence GTGCTGCACGAAATGGGCCATGCGCTCGGCTTCGGCACGATCCGGGATCGCCTTGGCCTGATCAATCCGGACAACAGCTTTGCAGGCGAACTCGCCCAGGCGGAATCGCTCGTCGAATTCGGCATCAGCCGGATCGAAGTGGAGACCGATGGCGGGCCGGGCACCGCGTGCGGCCATTGGGACGACGACACCTACACCAACGAGCTGATGACCGGCTTCATCTCCGACCCGAACTATTACAGCTAG
- a CDS encoding transglycosylase domain-containing protein produces MDRGDRRPPEFEEPSRYARGWRRFMPGRVRDRSWLWWISRWIAAILLIFMLLVGYLAVTAPLNKSLQPIAPPQITLLAADGTPIARNGAMVDEPVEIADLPDHVIQPFLAIEDRRFYDHWGVDPRGIARAAFTGVGGGSTITQQLAKFTFLSPEQTLTRKAREALIAFWLEAWLTKDEILERYLSNAYFGDNMYGIRAASLHYFYRHPENLKPEQAAMLAGLLQAPSRLAPTRNPDLAAKRYALVKNAMVAAGYLTQEQADAMRVPALDVRTRNDLPTGTYFADWALPEARELSDISYSRQTLTTTLDSRLQGIARRVIDRAPLGEAQVALVAMRTNGEVVAMIGGKDYSQSPFNRATQARRQPGSTFKLFVYLAALRDGWDADDTIANTEFTSGSYRPSNYNSRYSDELTLREAFAQSSNVAAVRLFNAVGSEAVIETARDLGVTSALPTGDPSLALGTSTMSLLELTAAYAGVAANAYPIEARAFPAEEEGWFDWLADGRGSLNRSDHQQMLELLRGAINNGTGSAATLSVPNFGKTGTTQNNRDALFVGFAGDLVVGVWIGNDDNSPLDGVTGGGLPARIWRDFMRGALGTEAAPPRPTPSPDPSGPVEPLDVPDLEDIPLGDGRRLIIRDGEAIIVTDIDGVPVEVGVRDGDFSFEVDEEAAERRIEEALRREAEPVP; encoded by the coding sequence ATGGATCGCGGGGATCGTCGCCCGCCCGAATTCGAAGAACCCTCGCGCTATGCCCGCGGCTGGCGCCGGTTCATGCCGGGACGCGTGCGGGACCGATCGTGGCTGTGGTGGATCAGCCGCTGGATCGCAGCCATCCTGCTGATCTTCATGCTGCTTGTCGGCTATCTCGCTGTTACCGCACCGCTCAACAAGTCGCTCCAGCCGATCGCGCCGCCGCAGATCACGCTGCTGGCGGCAGACGGAACGCCGATCGCCCGCAATGGCGCAATGGTGGACGAGCCGGTGGAGATCGCGGACTTGCCGGACCATGTGATCCAACCTTTCCTCGCCATCGAGGATAGGCGGTTCTACGATCACTGGGGCGTCGATCCGCGCGGCATTGCGCGCGCTGCCTTCACCGGTGTGGGCGGCGGCTCTACCATCACCCAGCAGTTGGCGAAGTTCACCTTCCTCAGCCCCGAACAGACGCTGACGCGAAAGGCGCGAGAGGCGCTTATCGCTTTCTGGCTGGAAGCGTGGCTGACCAAGGACGAGATCCTCGAACGCTACCTCTCCAATGCCTATTTCGGCGACAATATGTATGGCATTCGCGCAGCGAGCCTGCATTATTTCTACCGGCACCCGGAAAATCTGAAGCCGGAGCAGGCGGCGATGCTGGCGGGCCTTCTGCAGGCACCCAGCCGTCTCGCGCCAACGCGCAATCCGGACCTCGCGGCAAAGCGATATGCGCTCGTGAAGAATGCGATGGTCGCGGCAGGATATCTGACGCAGGAGCAGGCCGATGCAATGCGCGTGCCCGCGCTCGACGTGCGAACACGCAACGATTTGCCCACGGGCACCTACTTCGCCGACTGGGCCCTGCCCGAAGCGCGCGAACTGTCCGATATATCCTACTCCCGCCAGACGCTGACGACGACGCTGGATTCGCGGCTGCAGGGCATCGCGCGCCGCGTCATCGATCGCGCGCCGCTGGGAGAGGCGCAGGTGGCGCTCGTCGCGATGCGAACCAATGGCGAAGTCGTCGCAATGATCGGCGGCAAGGATTATTCGCAAAGCCCGTTCAACCGCGCCACGCAGGCCCGCCGACAACCGGGATCCACCTTCAAACTGTTCGTCTATCTCGCCGCGCTGCGCGATGGCTGGGATGCCGACGACACGATCGCCAACACCGAATTCACGAGCGGCAGCTATCGCCCCAGCAACTATAACAGCCGCTATTCGGATGAGCTGACGCTCCGTGAGGCGTTTGCACAGAGCTCCAACGTGGCCGCCGTGCGCCTGTTCAACGCGGTGGGCAGTGAAGCCGTAATCGAGACCGCGCGCGATCTGGGCGTCACTTCTGCGTTGCCGACGGGCGATCCCAGCCTCGCGCTCGGCACCAGCACGATGAGCCTGCTCGAGCTGACTGCCGCCTACGCCGGCGTCGCCGCCAATGCCTATCCGATCGAAGCGCGCGCCTTCCCCGCGGAAGAAGAGGGCTGGTTCGACTGGCTCGCCGATGGGCGCGGCAGCCTCAATCGATCGGACCATCAGCAGATGCTGGAACTGCTTCGCGGTGCGATCAATAACGGCACCGGCAGCGCGGCGACGCTGTCTGTGCCGAATTTCGGCAAGACCGGCACGACGCAGAACAATCGCGACGCGCTGTTCGTAGGCTTTGCCGGCGATCTGGTGGTGGGCGTGTGGATCGGAAACGATGACAATTCGCCGCTGGACGGTGTTACCGGTGGGGGCCTTCCCGCCCGCATCTGGCGCGATTTCATGCGCGGCGCGCTGGGCACGGAAGCCGCTCCGCCGCGGCCCACTCCGTCACCCGATCCCAGCGGCCCGGTTGAGCCGCTCGACGTCCCCGACCTGGAGGACATTCCGCTCGGTGACGGCCGCCGCCTGATCATCCGGGACGGCGAAGCGATTATCGTGACCGATATCGATGGCGTGCCGGTCGAAGTCGGCGTGCGCGACGGGGATTTTTCTTTCGAGGTCGATGAAGAGGCTGCCGAGAGGCGGATAGAGGAGGCGTTGCGGCGTGAGGCCGAACCGGTGCCTTAG